A DNA window from Lujinxingia litoralis contains the following coding sequences:
- the lon gene encoding endopeptidase La, whose translation MSQDQESTENEPMEMNQDLALLPLRNTVLFPQVVVPLAVGRPKSVRLIEEAVKNEKPIAVLTQRNADTDEPVVGDLYEIGTIARILKVVKIANDNYSVIIQGQKRVRLNELQQEDPYFVGNFDVLDAGAELTPEQQVEIEALFLNLKSTAKQVVKFIPEMPKEASQMVDGVNDPGQLCDFVAANMDIATEEKQAILETVDLKERLTMVVTLLARQLEVLRVSDKIQSQIKEEIDKNQREYYLRQQLKAIKEQLGELDGEGGDLEDIAQAIEEADLPKEVEDVCRKQMNRLRMMQPASSEYGVTRTYLETLLDVPWGKSTQDKLDIKEARAILDEDHYDLDKVKKRIIEYLAVRKLKNDMKGPILCLVGPPGVGKTSLGRSVARALGRKFVRISLGGVHDESEIRGHRRTYVGALPGRIVQALRKAGTNNPVFMLDEVDKIGRDFRGDPSAALLEVLDPAQNHNFSDHYMEVPVDLSNVLFVATANQLDTISAPLRDRMDVIEIPGYTAQDKHHISRQYLIPKALESHGISDENLKIDDEALDIIIRNYTREAGVRSLERRVSDIARGVAVKVAENLDKGGESDEVSVLIEAGDVADYLGPERYQYEVAQRTSTPGVATGLAWTAAGGDILFIESTRMPGKGELVLTGQLGDVMKESVRAALSYIRSRAEDYGLAPNFMRENDIHIHVPAGAIPKDGPSAGITMYISLLSLLTGVKVRSDVAMSGEITLRGNVLPVGGIKEKVLAAHRSGIKRIVLPARNKKDLMDVSEDIQKELDFHFVEHVSALPELVFEEGAWTFGSPEQSGKASAE comes from the coding sequence ATGTCGCAAGACCAAGAAAGCACCGAAAATGAGCCCATGGAAATGAACCAGGACCTGGCGCTGCTGCCGCTGCGCAACACCGTGCTCTTTCCGCAGGTGGTGGTCCCCCTGGCCGTCGGGCGCCCCAAGAGCGTGCGTCTGATTGAGGAGGCGGTTAAAAACGAGAAGCCGATTGCCGTGCTCACTCAGCGTAACGCCGATACCGATGAGCCGGTGGTGGGCGACCTCTACGAGATCGGGACCATCGCGCGAATCCTCAAGGTCGTGAAGATCGCCAACGACAACTACAGCGTGATCATTCAGGGCCAGAAGCGCGTGCGCCTCAACGAGCTGCAGCAGGAGGACCCCTACTTTGTGGGGAACTTCGATGTGCTCGATGCCGGCGCTGAGCTTACGCCGGAGCAGCAGGTTGAGATTGAGGCACTCTTTCTCAACCTCAAGAGCACGGCCAAGCAGGTCGTCAAGTTCATCCCGGAGATGCCCAAGGAGGCCTCTCAGATGGTGGACGGGGTAAACGATCCCGGTCAGCTCTGTGACTTCGTGGCGGCCAATATGGACATCGCCACCGAGGAGAAACAGGCGATTCTCGAGACCGTCGATCTTAAAGAGCGTCTGACGATGGTGGTGACCTTGCTGGCTCGTCAGCTTGAAGTGCTGCGGGTTAGTGACAAAATCCAGAGCCAGATCAAAGAAGAGATCGATAAGAATCAGCGGGAGTACTACCTGCGCCAGCAGCTCAAGGCGATCAAGGAGCAGCTTGGCGAGCTCGACGGCGAAGGCGGTGACCTGGAAGATATCGCCCAGGCCATCGAGGAGGCAGACCTTCCCAAAGAGGTGGAAGATGTCTGCCGCAAGCAGATGAACCGCCTGCGCATGATGCAGCCCGCGTCCAGCGAGTATGGCGTCACGCGTACCTACCTGGAGACGCTGCTCGATGTGCCCTGGGGTAAGTCCACTCAGGATAAGCTCGATATCAAGGAGGCGCGGGCAATCCTTGATGAAGACCACTACGACCTGGACAAGGTCAAAAAGCGCATCATTGAGTACCTGGCGGTCCGTAAGCTCAAAAACGACATGAAGGGACCGATCCTCTGCCTGGTCGGGCCTCCGGGTGTTGGTAAGACGAGTCTGGGACGCAGTGTGGCCCGAGCTCTGGGACGCAAGTTCGTGCGCATCAGTCTCGGTGGTGTGCATGATGAGTCGGAGATCCGTGGTCACCGCCGCACCTACGTCGGTGCGCTCCCCGGGCGTATTGTTCAGGCGCTGCGCAAGGCGGGGACAAACAACCCGGTGTTCATGCTCGACGAGGTCGATAAGATCGGGCGTGACTTCCGTGGAGACCCTTCCGCGGCGCTCTTGGAAGTGCTGGACCCGGCGCAGAACCACAACTTCTCAGACCACTATATGGAGGTGCCGGTTGACCTCTCCAACGTGCTCTTTGTTGCCACGGCCAACCAGCTCGATACGATTTCAGCGCCCCTGCGGGACCGTATGGATGTGATCGAGATCCCGGGCTACACCGCTCAGGACAAGCACCATATCTCACGTCAGTATCTGATTCCCAAGGCGCTGGAGTCGCACGGCATTAGCGACGAAAACCTCAAGATCGACGATGAGGCGCTCGATATCATCATCCGCAATTACACCCGCGAGGCTGGTGTGCGTAGCCTGGAGCGGCGCGTCTCCGATATCGCGCGGGGAGTCGCGGTGAAAGTTGCCGAGAACCTCGATAAAGGCGGCGAGAGCGATGAGGTCAGCGTGCTCATTGAGGCTGGCGATGTCGCCGATTACCTGGGACCGGAGCGCTATCAGTACGAGGTCGCGCAGCGTACCTCGACTCCCGGGGTGGCCACCGGCCTTGCCTGGACAGCGGCCGGCGGTGACATCCTCTTCATCGAGTCCACGCGGATGCCCGGCAAGGGAGAGCTGGTGCTTACCGGCCAGCTCGGTGATGTGATGAAGGAGTCGGTGCGTGCTGCGCTCAGCTACATTCGCAGTCGGGCCGAAGACTACGGGCTGGCGCCGAACTTTATGCGCGAGAACGACATTCACATTCACGTGCCTGCCGGAGCCATTCCCAAAGATGGCCCTTCGGCCGGGATCACGATGTACATCTCGCTGCTGAGCCTGCTCACCGGTGTGAAGGTGCGCAGCGATGTGGCGATGAGCGGTGAGATCACGCTGCGCGGCAACGTGTTGCCGGTCGGTGGCATTAAAGAAAAGGTGTTGGCTGCCCATCGCTCGGGTATCAAACGCATCGTCCTTCCGGCACGCAATAAGAAGGACCTGATGGATGTCTCTGAAGACATTCAGAAGGAACTCGATTTCCATTTCGTGGAGCACGTGAGTGCGCTGCCCGAACTGGTCTTCGAAGAAGGTGCCTGGACCTTCGGTTCTCCGGAGCAGAGCGGAAAAGCATCGGCTGAATGA
- the greA gene encoding transcription elongation factor GreA gives MQKIPMTVEGHRRLRDELDNLKKVERPRIVQEIEEARAHGDLKENAEYHAAKDKQGFVEGRIREIEGKLAHAQVVDPTEFSGDRVVFGAHVTVFFIDTDEEKTYQIVGDDEADIKDLKISFSSPIARALIAKSVGDECVIKAPGGDRVVEIMEVEFR, from the coding sequence ATGCAGAAAATCCCGATGACCGTCGAAGGCCACCGCCGGCTGCGTGACGAACTCGACAACTTAAAGAAGGTGGAGCGGCCCCGCATCGTTCAAGAGATCGAAGAGGCCCGTGCTCACGGCGACCTCAAAGAAAACGCCGAGTATCACGCCGCCAAAGACAAACAGGGCTTCGTAGAGGGGCGCATCCGCGAAATCGAAGGCAAGCTGGCTCATGCTCAAGTGGTCGACCCCACCGAGTTCAGCGGCGACCGCGTGGTCTTCGGCGCACATGTGACCGTCTTCTTCATCGATACCGACGAAGAAAAGACCTACCAAATCGTGGGCGACGACGAGGCTGACATCAAAGACCTCAAGATCTCATTCTCCAGCCCGATTGCCCGCGCACTCATCGCCAAGTCGGTGGGTGATGAGTGTGTGATCAAGGCTCCCGGCGGAGACCGCGTCGTCGAGATCATGGAAGTCGAGTTTCGCTAA